The following proteins are encoded in a genomic region of Zea mays cultivar B73 chromosome 9, Zm-B73-REFERENCE-NAM-5.0, whole genome shotgun sequence:
- the LOC118473395 gene encoding E3 ubiquitin-protein ligase RFWD3-like, translating to MPSRSGSRGRRPRPAPEVAAPTAVQVSSSGSSEEGSDEEEEEGSEGSGDGARSPGGSASKYKAAESEAEAEDPCLPSCPICMVAWTADGSHRVSCIPCGHVYGRHCLEMWLLQYGKKKAPCPQCGKRYTQNNIINLYVPEIVVPNNDLEKQVLSLRERNEYLEKQQAKLLEEIKEHKRQIMLQQNIIYESNKKRQRVTEQSSDGILGAELIASHTKDIDHNNLSSFALQVRFQCCLIPSF from the exons ATGCCGTCACGGTCGGGCTCCCGGGGCAGGCGGCCGCGGCCGGCCCCAGAGGTGGCTGCTCCCACGGCTGTACAAGTGAGCTCGTCCGGCTCGAGTGAGGAAGGGAgcgatgaggaggaggaggaggggagcGAGGGATCCGGTGACGGTGCGAGGAGCCCGGGCGGCTCTGCCAGCAAGTATAAGGCGGCGGAGAGTGAAGCCGAGGCGGAGGACCCATGCCTTCCCAGCTGCCCCATTTGTATGGTCGCGTGGACCGCTGATGGTTCGCATCGCGTGAG TTGCATCCCCTGTGGACATGTCTACGGCAGACATTGCTTAGAGATGTGGTTACTGCAGTACGGCAAGAAAAAGGCACCG TGTCCTCAATGTGGCAAGAGATATACACAGAACAACATCATCAACCTCTATGTACCAGAGATTGTTGTTCCCAATAATGATCTTGAAAAG CAAGTATTGTCCTTGAGAGAGAGAAATGAATATCTTGAGAAGCAA CAAGCAAAATTACTTGAGGAGATAAAAGAGCATAAG AGGCAGATTATGTTGCAACAAAATATAATATATGAATCAAACAAAAAGAGACAG AGAGTGACAGAGCAGTCATCAGATGGAATACTAGGGGCAGAGCTAATTGCCTCGCATACAAAGGACATTGACCACAACAATCTGTCAAGTTTTGCTCTCCAGGTCCGTTTTCAGTGTTGTCTGATTCCCTCTTTCTAG